Within the Bradyrhizobium ottawaense genome, the region CAAAGCCGACTTCGATGCCGGCGCCCACGGTGCCGCCCCATCGGGTATCGGTCGCCGTATTGAACACGACGCCGGTCGCGGTAAAGGCATTGCTGTACTTGGTGTCGGTGACGGCGGCGCCGCCCTTCACGTAGAGCAGGATGTTGCTCCAGGCGTAACCGACCTGGCCGGTGAAGAGGCCGATGGCATCGATCTTGGTCTGGTTGTTGAACGGAATGATCGCGGTCGCACTCGCGCTCGATCCCTTCAGGTCGGCCCAATCGCCCTGCGCTTCGACGCCGAACACCCAGTTGGCCGACTGCCAACGGTAGCCGAACTGACCGCCGACAAGTCCACCGGTGGCGTCGTGGCAGCCCTCGCGGGGGGTATTCGCAAGCGCGACGCCATTGTCGGCAGTCTTGTT harbors:
- a CDS encoding outer membrane protein, translating into MKKFLLTVAGLGALSLTSPASAADLAARPYTKAPAPMIAAVYDWSGFYIGLNGGGGSSHNCWNKTADNGVALANTPREGCHDATGGLVGGQFGYRWQSANWVFGVEAQGDWADLKGSSASATAIIPFNNQTKIDAIGLFTGQVGYAWSNILLYVKGGAAVTDTKYSNAFTATGVVFNTATDTRWGGTVGAGIEVGFAPNWSVAVEYDHLFMGTPNITFPATAIAVSRADNIRQDVDMATVRVNYRWGGPVIAKY